A single region of the Solwaraspora sp. WMMD791 genome encodes:
- a CDS encoding oxidoreductase translates to MTHWTYDDAPDQTGRTAVVTGANTGIGFETARMLAHKGAHVTLTYRDAGKGTAALERIRAEEPAGKVTGALLDLADLDSVGAFAEAYRAAHDRLDLLINNAGVMVPPLGRTRQGFELQFGTNHLGHFALTGELLPLLDAAADADRSDAARAGAVRVVTVSSVAHWTGGIDLDDLNWRQRRYRPWPAYGQSKLANLLFTLELQHRLTEAGSAVRAVAAHPGLTSTDIGRHQGRAASDNPSRIDRMIRMQPPDGALPSLRAATDPTVTGGSYWGPARRFGTYGPPAPARASARARDTVIARRLWTESERLTGVTYPFAAIGRAEHPA, encoded by the coding sequence ATGACGCACTGGACGTACGACGATGCCCCCGACCAGACCGGCCGGACCGCCGTGGTGACCGGCGCGAACACCGGCATCGGCTTCGAAACCGCCCGGATGCTGGCGCACAAGGGCGCCCACGTCACGCTGACCTACCGGGACGCCGGCAAGGGCACGGCCGCTCTGGAGCGCATTCGCGCCGAGGAACCGGCCGGGAAGGTCACCGGGGCGCTGCTCGACCTGGCCGATCTCGACTCGGTCGGGGCGTTCGCCGAGGCCTACCGGGCCGCTCACGACCGACTCGACCTGCTGATCAACAACGCCGGGGTGATGGTCCCGCCGTTGGGGCGCACCCGACAGGGCTTCGAACTGCAGTTCGGCACCAACCACCTGGGGCACTTCGCCCTCACCGGCGAACTGCTGCCGCTGCTCGACGCGGCCGCCGACGCCGACCGGTCCGATGCTGCCCGGGCTGGCGCCGTACGGGTCGTCACCGTCTCCAGCGTGGCGCACTGGACCGGCGGCATCGACCTCGACGACCTCAACTGGCGGCAGCGCCGCTACCGGCCGTGGCCGGCGTACGGGCAGAGCAAGCTCGCCAACCTGCTGTTCACCCTCGAGCTGCAGCACCGGCTGACCGAGGCCGGCTCGGCGGTACGGGCGGTCGCCGCCCACCCGGGCCTCACCTCCACCGACATCGGCCGCCACCAGGGCCGCGCCGCCAGCGACAACCCGTCGCGCATCGACCGGATGATCCGGATGCAGCCGCCGGACGGGGCGCTGCCGAGCCTGCGGGCCGCCACCGACCCGACCGTCACCGGCGGCAGCTACTGGGGGCCGGCCCGACGATTCGGCACGTACGGGCCACCGGCACCCGCCCGCGCCTCGGCCCGCGCCCGGGACACCGTCATCGCGCGCCGGCTGTGGACCGAGAGCGAGCGACTGACCGGCGTGACGTACCCGTTCGCGGCGATCGGGCGCGCGGAGCACCCGGCGTGA
- a CDS encoding TetR/AcrR family transcriptional regulator yields MTSGSARRDTIADAAIDVFIRYGFKKTSMDDLARAADISRQGLYLHFKTKEELFVAAVERMVSAVCTATRAAFDRTDLDVRQRILGAFEACQAPGVGAAVHGNFEELLSAAATLNCPLAGRIEQVLADGIEQVLADSGAADRWRSAGLSARDLADHLHATSFGLKHKVSSIDEYRAGLNTAVTIVLDGGTTAEQE; encoded by the coding sequence GTGACCTCCGGCAGCGCCCGCCGGGACACGATCGCCGACGCCGCCATCGACGTGTTCATCCGCTACGGATTCAAGAAGACCTCGATGGACGACCTGGCCAGGGCGGCGGACATCTCCCGGCAGGGGCTCTACCTGCACTTCAAGACCAAGGAAGAGCTGTTCGTCGCCGCCGTGGAGAGGATGGTGAGCGCGGTGTGCACGGCGACCCGTGCCGCCTTCGACCGCACCGACCTCGACGTGCGGCAACGGATCCTCGGCGCGTTCGAAGCCTGCCAGGCGCCGGGCGTGGGGGCCGCGGTGCACGGCAACTTCGAGGAGCTGCTGAGCGCCGCCGCGACCCTGAACTGCCCGCTGGCCGGCCGGATCGAGCAGGTGCTGGCCGACGGGATCGAGCAGGTGCTGGCCGACAGCGGGGCGGCCGACCGGTGGCGGTCGGCCGGGCTCTCCGCCCGTGACCTGGCCGACCATCTGCACGCGACGTCCTTCGGCCTCAAGCACAAGGTGTCGTCGATCGACGAGTACCGTGCCGGTCTGAACACCGCCGTGACCATCGTCCTCGATGGCGGCACCACAGCGGAACAGGAGTGA